A genomic stretch from Arachis stenosperma cultivar V10309 chromosome 3, arast.V10309.gnm1.PFL2, whole genome shotgun sequence includes:
- the LOC130967937 gene encoding pentatricopeptide repeat-containing protein At4g04790, mitochondrial-like isoform X2 yields the protein MRASTIRKLCTLSTLFRLHSTRKAKALASSSSVSISEHNASEFNHSSINLNRVSSRGAEDSPDDDNTSSEVSSIVYSPSLAEEHVVVKEEPVVEEVDYGKAKMEKVIDFTWSPNLSAGDLLFRRKDVVAHERKSKWILKLKLEDRSDRLVKMCVKKLGTGVTFDVFRQLGRETDVKEFNALIKMSIQKARTTNNEYVAIEELSKAFRLLENMKECGYKLEEETYQPLLRYVIDMGMVKEFQLFSDVVRAENPCSVSRLAYYEMLLWIRVEDEEMIRDICEYITVEDGQDTSAMRENYLLALCESDLKTQITDALKNIDITMLSSAKSIASVFQSLGRLQLESLAKNLLLDLRARDFDEDDISGFIADYAVSIPNLSVEDIISKFKSLHDLLEVLHSSSSYEKLIMYCCDLDI from the exons ATGCGCGCCTCCACCATAAGAAAACTATGCACCCTCAGCACCCTATTTCGCCTTCACTCAACACGGAAAGCCAAGGCACTTGCCTCTTCCTCTTCCGTTTCCATTTCTGAGCACAATGCTTCTGAGTTCAACCACTCTTCTATCAACCTCAACCGTGTCTCTTCTCGAg gtGCAGAGGATTCTCCTGATGATGATAATACGTCTTCCGAGGTTTCTTCTATAGTGTACA GTCCATCTCTGGCAGAGGAACATGTTGTCGTGAAAGAGGAACCTGTTGTCGAAGAAGTTGACTATGGCAAAGCAAAAATGGAAAAAGTAATAGATTTCACGTGGTCTCCTAATCTGTCTGCTGGCGACCTTTTGTTTAGACGGAAGGATGTTGTAGCCCATGAGAGAAAAAGCAAATGGATTCTTAAACTCAAACTCGAAGATCGTTCTGATAGGTTAGTTAAAATGTGTGTGAAAAAACTAGGAACAGGGGTGACCTTTGATGTGTTTCGTCAGCTGGGTCGAGAGACTGATGTGAAAGAGTTCAATGCATTAATAAAGATGAGTATACAGAAGGCAAGGACTACTAATAATGAATATGTTGCCATAGAAGAATTGAGTAAGGCTTTTCGCCTTTTAGAAAATATGAAGGAGTGCGGTTATAAGCTAGAAGAGGAAACGTATCAACCGCTGCTTAGGTATGTCATAGACATGGGCATGGTTAAAGAGTTTCAACTTTTCTCCGATGTGGTCAGAGCTGAGAATCCCTGTTCAGTTTCACGGTTGGCTTACTATGAAATGTTGCTGTGGATAAGAGTTGAAGATGAAGAAATGATTCGGGATATTTGTGAATATATTACTGTAGAAGATGGCCAAGACACTTCTGCTATGCGAG AAAATTACTTATTGGCTCTTTGTGAAAGTGATCTGAAGACCCAGATTACAGATGCATTGAAAAATATAGACATAACAATGCTTTCATCTGCAAAATCTATAGCAAGTGTATTTCAATCATTAGGAAGGCTACAGTTGGAATCTCTTGCCAAGAATTTACTTTTGGATTTGAGAGCACGAG ATTTTGATGAAGATGATATTTCAGGCTTCATTGCTGATTATGCTGTTAGCATTCCAAATTTATCG